A stretch of Natronococcus sp. CG52 DNA encodes these proteins:
- a CDS encoding presenilin family intramembrane aspartyl protease PSH, which yields MNHRTRVLVAVGVTVLLFLGVQLGALALIEPFHDSERQAVDDPENPTNSLVYFAVILVATGFMLATFRYDLEWLIRAMIIGVSVMLAWFVFTELVPPVVTAGSTNVLAVLAALGVGAALLFYPEWYVIDLTGVLMGAGAAALFGISFGLLPAILLLAVLAVYDAISVYRTEHMLDLAEGVMDLKIPVVLVIPTTLSYSYLADGSTDDVLEEETDGGSSLPAEDETATGGSEPGDGEDGDLERDALFIGLGDAVIPTILVASAAYFVDAGTLEVPGVALNVPALGAILGTLAGLLVLMHMVLKGRPHAGLPLLNGGAIGGYLLGALASGLSLLGALGL from the coding sequence ATGAACCACCGGACCCGGGTCCTCGTGGCGGTCGGCGTGACGGTCCTGCTGTTTCTCGGCGTCCAGCTCGGGGCGCTGGCACTGATCGAGCCGTTCCACGACTCGGAACGGCAGGCCGTCGACGACCCCGAGAACCCGACCAACAGCCTCGTCTACTTCGCAGTCATCCTCGTCGCGACCGGTTTCATGCTCGCGACCTTTCGGTACGACCTCGAGTGGCTCATCAGGGCGATGATCATCGGCGTGAGCGTGATGCTCGCCTGGTTCGTCTTCACCGAACTCGTGCCGCCGGTCGTCACGGCCGGCTCGACCAACGTGCTCGCCGTCCTCGCCGCGCTCGGCGTCGGTGCGGCGTTGCTGTTCTACCCCGAGTGGTACGTGATCGATCTCACCGGGGTCCTGATGGGGGCGGGAGCTGCGGCCCTGTTCGGGATCAGCTTCGGACTGCTGCCGGCGATCTTGCTGCTCGCCGTCCTCGCCGTCTACGACGCGATCAGCGTCTACCGGACCGAGCACATGCTCGACCTCGCCGAGGGCGTGATGGATCTGAAGATCCCCGTCGTCCTCGTGATCCCGACGACGCTTTCCTACTCCTATCTGGCGGACGGGAGCACCGACGACGTTCTCGAGGAGGAGACCGACGGCGGCTCGAGTCTCCCCGCCGAGGACGAGACGGCCACGGGCGGTTCGGAACCGGGCGACGGCGAGGACGGCGACCTCGAGCGCGACGCGCTCTTCATCGGACTCGGCGACGCCGTCATCCCGACCATCCTCGTCGCGAGCGCGGCGTACTTCGTCGACGCCGGAACGCTCGAGGTGCCCGGAGTCGCCCTGAACGTCCCCGCACTCGGTGCCATCCTGGGAACGCTCGCCGGTCTGCTCGTACTCATGCACATGGTGCTCAAGGGTCGCCCCCACGCGGGACTGCCGCTGCTCAACGGCGGTGCGATCGGCGGCTACCTGCTCGGCGCGCTCGCGAGCGGTCTCTCGCTCCTCGGCGCGCTCGGCCTCTAG
- a CDS encoding H/ACA ribonucleoprotein complex subunit GAR1 → MRRVGQVVRTAQGLAILRTDTGGDDDTLQDEIGTMVLDDSLETVGRVVDVFGPVDRPYLAVTPDDGVHLPSLVSSTLYTR, encoded by the coding sequence ATGCGTCGCGTCGGACAGGTCGTTCGCACCGCCCAGGGGTTGGCGATCTTACGAACGGATACGGGCGGCGACGACGATACCCTCCAGGACGAGATCGGGACGATGGTGCTCGACGACTCGCTCGAGACCGTCGGCCGCGTCGTCGACGTCTTCGGCCCCGTCGACCGCCCCTACCTGGCGGTGACGCCGGACGACGGCGTCCACCTTCCGTCGCTGGTCAGTTCGACGCTGTACACGCGGTGA
- a CDS encoding DUF6517 family protein produces MNRRQFVVTAAVGCIGVSAGCLGSLIDDVTSFSASPAVVSESAADEAGYEYQGTEETVRSEEVAGEDVEATNYISEYTRTIETPLGALGGDVDAGVFAAITTPQVRVAGEDFNPVGDMSNEEIVELIQNQYDELEVENSVGGRAVEALDGTTVSLESYEGEATFQGQQGVDVFLDIATPDYGGDHFVIVAVYPDDGNLPLEPERDRVDVMIRGLEHGDDVDAEIVEDDADGE; encoded by the coding sequence ATGAATCGACGACAGTTCGTTGTCACGGCCGCGGTCGGATGCATCGGCGTCTCGGCCGGCTGTCTCGGCAGCCTCATCGACGACGTGACCTCCTTCTCGGCGTCGCCGGCGGTCGTCAGCGAGAGCGCGGCCGACGAGGCCGGCTACGAGTATCAGGGGACCGAAGAGACGGTGCGATCCGAGGAGGTCGCCGGCGAGGACGTCGAGGCGACGAACTACATCTCGGAGTACACCCGAACGATCGAAACACCGCTCGGCGCGCTCGGCGGCGACGTCGACGCGGGCGTCTTCGCCGCCATCACGACGCCGCAGGTCCGCGTCGCCGGCGAGGACTTCAACCCGGTCGGCGACATGAGCAACGAGGAGATCGTCGAGTTGATCCAGAACCAGTACGACGAACTCGAGGTCGAGAACTCCGTCGGCGGGCGCGCGGTCGAGGCGCTCGACGGCACGACCGTCTCGCTCGAATCGTACGAGGGGGAGGCGACCTTCCAGGGCCAGCAGGGTGTCGACGTCTTCCTCGACATCGCCACCCCCGACTACGGCGGCGACCACTTCGTGATCGTCGCCGTCTATCCGGACGACGGGAACCTTCCGCTCGAACCCGAGCGCGACCGGGTCGACGTGATGATCCGGGGACTCGAGCACGGCGACGACGTGGACGCGGAAATCGTTGAGGACGACGCCGACGGCGAATAA
- the btuC gene encoding vitamin B12 ABC transporter permease BtuC encodes MSDRGRIVSWSFGLSVLLVSVVVASAALGPVRIDPVTVSKAMINFAGVGTYDVPATHQTIVADVRLPRILLAATVGFALAAAGTVMQGFFRNPLADPSIIGVSSGAAVGAVAAIAFPALVPIGSIHLPAFVGAVVTAFLVYAIATEGGRTPVATLLLAGVAVQAFLGAVISYMLVHSGESLREAVVWMMGHLHRSNWGDVGFALPVTLVGVLVLGAYTREMNVLLLGEEDARHLGVNVERTKLLLLAIASIVTAAGVAVAGIIGFVGLVVPHMMRLVVGPDHRILLPTSALAGASFLVVADTAARVGAFGIPIVPVGIVTAVVGAPFFLYLLTSREVHAL; translated from the coding sequence GTGTCTGATCGAGGTCGCATCGTCTCGTGGTCATTCGGGCTATCGGTACTGCTCGTCTCCGTCGTCGTCGCGAGCGCGGCGCTCGGGCCGGTTCGGATCGATCCGGTGACCGTCTCGAAGGCGATGATCAACTTCGCCGGAGTCGGAACGTACGACGTGCCGGCGACACACCAGACGATCGTCGCGGACGTCCGACTCCCCAGAATCCTCCTGGCGGCGACGGTCGGTTTCGCACTCGCCGCCGCCGGGACGGTCATGCAGGGCTTCTTCCGAAATCCGCTCGCCGATCCGTCGATCATCGGCGTCTCCTCGGGGGCGGCCGTCGGCGCCGTCGCCGCGATCGCGTTCCCCGCGCTCGTACCGATCGGGAGCATCCACCTGCCCGCGTTCGTCGGCGCGGTCGTAACCGCGTTTCTGGTCTACGCCATCGCGACCGAGGGCGGTCGAACGCCGGTCGCGACGCTGTTACTCGCCGGCGTCGCCGTCCAGGCGTTTCTCGGCGCGGTGATCTCCTACATGCTGGTCCACAGCGGCGAGAGCCTTCGGGAGGCGGTCGTCTGGATGATGGGCCACCTCCACCGGAGCAACTGGGGCGACGTCGGCTTCGCGCTGCCGGTGACGCTCGTCGGCGTCCTCGTGCTGGGTGCGTACACCCGCGAGATGAACGTCCTCCTGCTCGGCGAGGAGGACGCCCGACACCTCGGGGTGAACGTCGAGCGGACCAAACTACTGTTGCTCGCGATTGCGAGCATCGTCACCGCCGCCGGGGTCGCCGTCGCCGGGATCATCGGCTTCGTCGGCCTCGTCGTTCCCCACATGATGCGGCTGGTCGTCGGCCCGGATCACCGCATCCTGCTGCCGACGAGCGCGCTCGCGGGCGCGTCGTTTCTCGTCGTCGCAGATACTGCCGCTCGAGTCGGCGCGTTCGGGATCCCGATCGTTCCCGTCGGAATCGTCACCGCGGTCGTCGGCGCGCCCTTTTTCCTCTACCTGCTCACCAGCCGGGAGGTGCACGCCCTGTGA
- a CDS encoding DUF7523 family protein — MSLASETRRAVDGHPFLLSALRADVVNYTAAARYLDVDGEVDAVATAIRRYAEELPAYETDARDARVRMESGITAVPIDGSHPETALLAVGGTSFRTDGGDLTAIVATGDVDATALAEALQHLSHEAIAPVAAGVSEGAMMIIVERLEGANALRAVEDALEAVPATDSND; from the coding sequence ATGTCACTCGCGAGCGAGACGCGCCGCGCCGTCGATGGCCATCCGTTTCTCCTGTCCGCGTTGCGGGCCGACGTCGTGAACTACACCGCTGCTGCCCGGTACCTCGACGTCGACGGCGAGGTCGACGCGGTGGCGACGGCGATTCGCCGGTACGCCGAGGAGCTACCGGCGTACGAGACCGACGCACGCGACGCCCGTGTCAGGATGGAAAGCGGAATCACGGCGGTTCCGATCGATGGATCCCATCCGGAAACCGCGCTGCTCGCCGTCGGCGGAACGTCGTTCAGGACCGACGGCGGCGATCTGACCGCCATCGTCGCGACCGGCGACGTCGATGCAACCGCGCTCGCAGAGGCGCTGCAACATCTCTCGCACGAGGCTATCGCGCCGGTCGCCGCCGGCGTGAGCGAGGGCGCGATGATGATCATCGTCGAGCGCCTCGAAGGGGCGAACGCGCTGCGCGCGGTCGAGGACGCGCTCGAGGCAGTTCCCGCGACAGATAGTAACGACTGA
- a CDS encoding PGF-CTERM-anchored ABC transporter substrate-binding protein, translated as MRNSLIVFVAVLTALAAFTPAAAAGGQTANVAQEEPSCEFPFEGEDATGEQVTIEEEPDSVVALQPSDAQIAFEIGAEAKVDGMPVNEYTAYLEAEEELDISDDMGSPVAEEVIDRDPDVVLAASHLANDDVVDQLRDAGLTVYVFPVEESLDDVAENVRTTGELVGECEGAAESVEWMNERLEIIEEATADEEHPLAYYAMIGSYTPGEATFQHELLTTAGVENLGAEVGLEGWQEISEEDVIEEDPEWIIYEDSAEEPPVSESAMGTTAYQNEQFVEVNAQFINQPGPLVVLAIEEIVQEVHAEAYAEAEAELEAGSDDADDDASDDEDADDAAGGDDTIPGFGVPAAVAALLALLAGLVRRQ; from the coding sequence ATGCGAAACTCACTGATCGTTTTCGTCGCCGTACTGACCGCACTCGCCGCGTTCACTCCTGCCGCCGCCGCAGGGGGACAGACGGCGAATGTCGCGCAGGAAGAGCCGAGCTGCGAGTTCCCCTTCGAGGGTGAGGACGCGACGGGCGAGCAGGTGACGATAGAGGAAGAACCCGACTCGGTCGTCGCGCTGCAACCGAGCGACGCCCAGATCGCGTTCGAGATCGGCGCCGAGGCGAAAGTCGACGGCATGCCGGTCAACGAGTACACCGCCTACCTCGAGGCCGAGGAGGAACTCGATATCAGCGACGATATGGGCAGTCCGGTCGCCGAGGAAGTCATCGACCGCGACCCCGACGTCGTCCTCGCGGCGAGCCACCTCGCGAACGACGACGTGGTCGACCAGCTCCGCGACGCGGGGCTAACCGTCTACGTCTTCCCGGTCGAGGAGTCCCTCGACGACGTCGCCGAGAACGTGCGGACGACCGGGGAACTCGTCGGCGAGTGCGAGGGCGCCGCCGAATCCGTCGAGTGGATGAACGAGCGCCTCGAGATCATCGAAGAGGCGACCGCCGACGAGGAACACCCGCTCGCGTACTACGCGATGATCGGCAGCTACACCCCCGGCGAAGCCACCTTCCAGCACGAACTCCTGACGACTGCCGGCGTCGAGAACCTCGGCGCGGAAGTGGGACTCGAGGGCTGGCAGGAGATTAGCGAAGAGGACGTTATCGAGGAGGACCCCGAGTGGATCATCTACGAGGACTCCGCCGAGGAGCCGCCGGTCAGCGAATCCGCGATGGGGACGACCGCCTACCAGAACGAGCAGTTCGTCGAAGTCAACGCTCAGTTCATCAACCAGCCCGGACCGCTCGTCGTGCTCGCGATCGAGGAAATCGTCCAGGAGGTTCACGCCGAAGCGTACGCCGAAGCGGAGGCCGAACTCGAGGCCGGTAGCGACGACGCCGACGATGACGCGAGCGACGACGAAGACGCCGACGACGCGGCCGGTGGGGACGACACGATCCCCGGCTTCGGCGTTCCCGCCGCCGTCGCGGCGCTTCTCGCCCTGCTCGCCGGACTCGTTCGCCGCCAATAG
- a CDS encoding cupredoxin domain-containing protein codes for MHLDNSQTRRTVLRIAAAAAASAGVAGVATAQETEDEDDETERLPIVLGARAAYWYGVAPEEIEGEENPTLDLEDGEEYELVWINLDDVEHELVLESEDGEELAVSEETETAGEAVSMTVEASEEVAEYYCEYHPDSMRGDVELNDGFDLTGDGNDEDEDDHMDGEDEDDNGDGGY; via the coding sequence ATGCATCTCGACAACAGTCAGACTCGCCGAACGGTGCTCCGAATCGCCGCCGCAGCAGCCGCATCTGCCGGAGTTGCGGGCGTTGCAACGGCGCAGGAGACGGAAGACGAAGACGACGAGACCGAACGACTCCCGATCGTTCTCGGCGCCCGGGCGGCGTACTGGTACGGCGTTGCCCCCGAGGAGATCGAGGGCGAAGAGAACCCGACGCTCGACCTCGAGGACGGCGAGGAGTACGAACTCGTCTGGATCAACCTCGACGACGTCGAACACGAGTTGGTCCTCGAGTCCGAGGACGGCGAGGAGCTCGCGGTCTCGGAGGAGACGGAGACGGCGGGCGAGGCGGTGTCGATGACCGTCGAGGCGTCGGAGGAGGTCGCCGAGTACTACTGCGAGTACCACCCCGACTCGATGCGCGGCGACGTCGAGCTGAACGACGGATTCGATCTCACGGGGGACGGTAATGACGAAGACGAGGACGATCACATGGACGGCGAGGACGAAGACGATAACGGGGACGGGGGCTACTGA
- the srp19 gene encoding signal recognition particle subunit SRP19: protein MVENVIWPAYLDTTLSRAEGRRVAEDLAVEEPTVDEIAKAVQQIGYDATIERDKSYSREHWADRGRVVVRGADDSTKNDLVQAVAAYVAAMRD from the coding sequence ATGGTCGAGAACGTCATCTGGCCCGCCTATCTCGATACGACCCTCTCCCGGGCCGAGGGACGACGGGTCGCCGAGGATCTGGCGGTCGAGGAGCCGACGGTCGACGAGATCGCGAAAGCCGTCCAGCAGATCGGCTACGACGCCACGATCGAGCGGGACAAATCCTACTCGCGGGAGCACTGGGCCGACCGCGGCCGGGTCGTCGTTCGCGGTGCCGACGACTCGACGAAGAACGACCTCGTTCAGGCCGTCGCGGCGTACGTCGCGGCGATGCGAGACTGA
- the cysS gene encoding cysteine--tRNA ligase, with amino-acid sequence MTLHVTNTLTGEKEPFEPQDPENVLLYYCGLTVSDPPHLGHARSWVHVDVMHRWLEHLGYDVRHVENFTDVNEKIVARVGEDDLGEDEAGVAETYIERTLADMRSLNLLRAEVYPRVSEHVPEIVDLVETLMEKGYAYESNGSVYFDVTEFDGYGALSNQDLEEIESQGDPDERSEKRNPADFALWKADGVDPEAIEEHRHEGAAPAEEACETALTWDSPWGEGRPGWHIECSAMSTTHLDDTLDMHVGGRDLVFPHHENEIAQSEAATDQQFAKYWLHCELFQMDDEKMSSSLGNFVTVDQAVEQWGTNVLRTFLTAGAYNNAQLYSDETIAEAEERWDRLERAYEAAVDVVDSPEMNAKAADDDLREAVADAREEFTAAMNDDFNTREAQSALLSVATAINRHLEETAEDYDYRGLRRAIETLEELGGVLGLSFEGDTDGTANLAGDVVELVLDVREHERESGDYERADELRDELEALGIEVQDTDDGPTYRLPSGDE; translated from the coding sequence ATGACCCTGCACGTGACGAACACGTTGACGGGCGAGAAAGAGCCGTTCGAGCCACAGGACCCCGAGAACGTTCTCCTCTACTACTGTGGTCTGACGGTCTCCGACCCGCCCCACCTGGGACACGCCCGCTCGTGGGTCCACGTCGACGTCATGCACCGCTGGCTCGAGCACCTCGGCTACGACGTGCGTCACGTCGAGAACTTCACCGACGTCAACGAGAAGATCGTCGCCCGCGTCGGCGAGGACGACCTGGGCGAAGACGAGGCCGGCGTCGCGGAAACGTACATCGAACGGACGCTCGCGGACATGCGCTCGCTCAATCTCTTGCGGGCTGAGGTCTACCCCCGCGTCTCCGAGCACGTCCCCGAAATCGTCGACCTCGTCGAGACCCTGATGGAGAAGGGCTACGCCTACGAGTCCAACGGCTCGGTCTACTTCGACGTCACGGAGTTCGACGGATACGGCGCGCTCTCGAACCAGGATCTCGAGGAGATCGAGTCCCAGGGCGACCCCGACGAGCGCTCGGAGAAGCGCAACCCCGCCGACTTCGCGCTCTGGAAGGCCGACGGCGTCGATCCGGAGGCGATCGAGGAGCACCGCCACGAGGGCGCAGCGCCCGCCGAGGAGGCCTGCGAGACGGCCCTGACCTGGGACTCGCCGTGGGGCGAGGGCCGGCCCGGCTGGCACATCGAGTGCTCGGCGATGAGCACGACCCACCTGGATGACACGCTCGATATGCACGTCGGCGGCCGCGACCTGGTCTTTCCCCACCACGAGAACGAAATTGCCCAGTCCGAAGCCGCGACGGACCAGCAGTTCGCGAAGTACTGGCTCCACTGCGAACTGTTCCAGATGGACGACGAGAAGATGTCCTCGAGTCTGGGGAACTTCGTCACCGTCGACCAGGCGGTCGAGCAGTGGGGGACGAACGTCCTTCGAACCTTCCTCACCGCCGGCGCGTACAACAACGCGCAGCTCTACTCGGACGAGACGATCGCCGAGGCCGAAGAGCGATGGGACCGCCTCGAGCGCGCCTACGAGGCGGCCGTCGACGTCGTCGACTCGCCGGAGATGAACGCGAAAGCCGCGGACGACGACCTCCGCGAAGCCGTCGCCGACGCCCGCGAGGAGTTCACGGCCGCGATGAACGACGACTTCAACACCCGCGAGGCCCAGTCGGCGCTGCTGTCGGTGGCGACGGCGATCAACCGCCACCTCGAGGAGACGGCCGAGGACTACGACTACCGCGGACTGCGGCGGGCGATCGAGACCCTCGAGGAACTGGGCGGCGTTCTCGGACTCTCCTTCGAGGGCGACACCGACGGAACGGCGAACCTCGCGGGCGACGTCGTCGAACTCGTCCTCGACGTGCGCGAGCACGAACGCGAGTCTGGGGACTACGAGCGGGCCGACGAGTTGCGCGACGAACTCGAGGCGCTGGGGATCGAAGTACAGGATACGGACGACGGGCCGACGTATCGGCTCCCGTCGGGCGACGAGTAG
- a CDS encoding heme ABC transporter ATP-binding protein — protein MTGNRAELPAANGARIDVRDVDVSLGEVDVLENISVTVEPGEFVGLVGPNGSGKTTLLRTVSGALSPTRGSVTVDGTDLHGRSSKAASRLVAVVPQDTNLSFSFDVRTVVEMGRYPHRSRFSPPTEDDRAHVECALERTETAAFADRPVDEVSGGERQRVVLARAIAQDTPVLLLDEPTASLDVNHQIETLELVRDLVEDGTTVVAAIHDLDLAARYCDRLVALGDGSVLEAGPPESVLTANTLESAFDVTATVMENPATGTPAVTALREAETGSLPERVHVVGTGSTAASVVSRLAAAGVECTVGPVSSGDVAAETARQRGVETLEVEPFAALSADDRASIRRALEAADVTVAADLDVGAGNQLVLEDLTETAPLVVIERRPFAERNHAGERARSLYEGCRQRAGAVSPDAVLEAIVEAGGRSRSPSSTVEPTDD, from the coding sequence GTGACCGGCAACCGAGCGGAATTGCCTGCGGCGAACGGGGCCCGGATCGACGTCAGAGACGTCGACGTGTCGCTCGGCGAGGTGGACGTCCTCGAGAACATCTCCGTGACCGTCGAACCGGGGGAGTTCGTCGGCCTCGTCGGGCCGAACGGTTCGGGCAAGACGACGCTCCTGCGAACGGTAAGCGGCGCACTCTCGCCGACGCGGGGGAGCGTCACCGTCGACGGAACCGACCTCCACGGCCGCTCTTCGAAGGCCGCGAGCAGACTGGTCGCGGTCGTTCCGCAGGATACGAATCTCTCCTTTTCCTTCGACGTCCGGACCGTCGTCGAGATGGGGCGGTACCCGCACCGATCGCGCTTCTCGCCGCCGACAGAGGACGATCGAGCGCACGTCGAGTGCGCGCTCGAGCGGACCGAAACCGCCGCGTTCGCCGACCGGCCGGTCGACGAGGTCAGCGGCGGGGAACGCCAGCGGGTCGTCCTCGCGCGGGCGATCGCACAGGACACGCCCGTCCTGTTGCTGGACGAGCCGACGGCCAGCCTCGACGTCAACCACCAGATCGAGACGCTCGAACTCGTTCGCGACCTCGTCGAGGACGGCACCACCGTCGTCGCCGCGATTCACGACCTGGATCTCGCCGCGCGCTACTGCGATCGACTCGTCGCGCTCGGAGACGGATCGGTGCTGGAGGCGGGACCGCCCGAATCGGTGTTGACGGCGAACACGCTCGAGTCGGCGTTCGACGTGACCGCGACGGTGATGGAGAACCCCGCGACGGGAACGCCGGCGGTGACCGCGCTCCGCGAGGCGGAGACGGGATCGCTCCCGGAGCGAGTCCACGTCGTCGGAACCGGGTCGACCGCCGCGAGCGTCGTCTCCAGACTCGCGGCCGCCGGCGTCGAGTGTACGGTCGGTCCGGTCTCGAGCGGCGACGTCGCCGCCGAAACCGCGCGTCAGCGCGGAGTCGAGACGCTCGAGGTCGAGCCCTTCGCGGCGCTCTCCGCCGACGATCGGGCCTCGATCAGACGGGCGCTCGAGGCGGCCGACGTGACGGTCGCGGCGGATCTCGACGTCGGCGCCGGGAACCAGCTCGTTCTCGAGGATCTGACCGAAACGGCACCCCTCGTCGTCATCGAGCGCCGCCCCTTCGCCGAGCGAAACCACGCCGGCGAACGGGCGCGATCGCTGTACGAGGGCTGCCGGCAACGCGCGGGCGCCGTCTCGCCTGACGCGGTTCTCGAGGCGATCGTCGAGGCGGGGGGGCGTTCACGGTCACCGTCGTCGACGGTCGAACCAACGGACGATTGA
- a CDS encoding BolA family protein, whose product MKPDDVEAVIESELEDADATVTHARDKHDDDHLAATVVSPSFEGLPLVQQHQQVYDALGDRMTTDIHALELSTYTPEEYAELE is encoded by the coding sequence ATGAAGCCCGACGACGTCGAGGCGGTCATCGAATCTGAACTCGAGGACGCCGACGCGACGGTCACGCACGCACGCGACAAACACGACGACGACCACCTCGCGGCGACGGTCGTCTCGCCTTCCTTCGAGGGACTCCCGCTGGTCCAGCAACACCAGCAGGTCTACGACGCGCTCGGCGATCGCATGACGACGGACATCCACGCGCTCGAGCTCTCGACGTACACGCCCGAGGAGTACGCAGAGCTCGAGTAA
- a CDS encoding patatin-like phospholipase family protein — protein MNDDRTQVAIACQGGGSHTAFTAGVLREFLSQWQTREETFELVGISGSSGGAFNALAAWYGFVTGDETRGIAILDDLWDDIAASNVADQLFNDWVTSYARLASTGVGLPQVSPYYSPAARWSQGQLADLLERHIPFTEIPVLCAAEVPNLVVGAVNVNAGEFVTFVNEDVTVDAVLASAAVPGLFEAVEIDGHHHWDGLLSQNPPVGDLLSLPGDRTPDELWIVQINPQARPETPTSLSEIGDRRNELAGNISLNQELRIVERINEWIESGHFDHPEYTTTEVKRIELTGYHQSTKLDRDQDFLEQLAAEGEERAAAFLDDRTSD, from the coding sequence ATGAACGACGATCGGACGCAGGTGGCGATCGCCTGCCAGGGCGGCGGGAGCCACACCGCTTTCACGGCCGGTGTCCTCCGCGAATTCCTCTCGCAGTGGCAGACCCGGGAGGAGACGTTCGAACTGGTCGGGATCAGCGGCAGTTCCGGGGGCGCGTTCAACGCGCTCGCGGCCTGGTACGGATTCGTCACCGGCGACGAGACGAGGGGGATCGCGATCCTCGACGACCTCTGGGACGACATCGCTGCGAGCAACGTCGCAGACCAGCTATTCAACGACTGGGTGACGAGCTACGCCCGGCTCGCCAGTACCGGTGTCGGGCTCCCACAGGTGAGTCCGTACTACTCACCGGCAGCCAGATGGAGTCAGGGGCAGCTCGCCGACCTTCTCGAACGCCACATCCCCTTCACGGAGATTCCGGTCCTCTGTGCAGCCGAGGTGCCGAATCTGGTCGTCGGCGCAGTCAACGTCAACGCCGGCGAGTTCGTGACGTTCGTCAACGAAGACGTTACGGTCGACGCCGTCCTCGCTTCGGCCGCAGTACCGGGGCTGTTCGAGGCCGTCGAGATAGACGGCCACCACCACTGGGACGGGCTGCTCTCGCAGAACCCGCCGGTCGGGGACCTGCTCTCCCTTCCCGGCGACCGGACGCCCGACGAACTGTGGATCGTTCAGATCAACCCCCAGGCCCGGCCGGAGACGCCGACCTCGCTTTCGGAAATCGGCGATCGACGCAACGAACTCGCGGGCAACATCTCTCTGAACCAGGAGCTTCGCATCGTCGAGCGGATCAACGAGTGGATCGAGAGCGGTCACTTCGACCACCCGGAGTACACGACGACGGAAGTCAAGCGGATCGAGCTGACGGGCTATCACCAGTCGACCAAACTCGACCGCGACCAAGACTTTCTCGAGCAACTCGCGGCCGAAGGCGAGGAGCGAGCCGCGGCGTTTCTCGACGACCGGACGTCCGACTGA